In the genome of Triticum urartu cultivar G1812 chromosome 5, Tu2.1, whole genome shotgun sequence, one region contains:
- the LOC125506624 gene encoding uncharacterized protein LOC125506624, with translation MPPNKVQPPGPDRRGLFSCLYSGNCDQPPSFCFKRDLLASIPDLYEEACDRLPVDDMPAEAADELISSMGKYGLCLGLMDPVTNIILNTIAHLPQDFRANPPLPHDCKRRRRSKRLAGAARPTDSWSSHIGPTCRRDTWPRDAAPSYLALRRFMVRYFGCLSEEQATRYLHWAGADLALAVLLVDHDLYVAELQLPDPTTERTRAALMCAATCASHPAPDALVRLHTTPVPLERLHAAAPFLRPGGPKLTVDDVNTLVDLLRYQCSALLDLQVKQLPGEREVVVYCRKLKPDEGKLEICNSTSSVDGFDVVSIKVERHGDLFASLRSDPQDKRSMISTFLAKAARTARSRGLVESCSGDTCEYTESLRMRLHSAIHAFYLKVFTMLPPSTGLIRDILWAGHCYGPMDPVSNIIVNSIWHNIVYPLPMSEIKEYHIIDTLSMLRVEVRSLEGLITLVRGNFESGCSTQQVMEHLSHKSCDISHEMHTLQQFVAAATTARHPQHAALGSFLASLTPDMLNDLRHLLTTGTNGVIPRESLGQIKYFLRQKVMALDPEPPKVAELCEEAKGTLLRMKSYYNRMKLHFCSKLEQLLQKYASEHPLEPQYVLSVICGVVAGSESLDRECYHVNFVAASKSGIARNQLFFAELNYAYPGEQEKPNFCCPLPLIYTGRCYYGKGTARKIVYPDSADFIKSNHDITSYGTRHTDGMLNVDLMFDFRSDAQFADDMRKYCERQKELLQEGDEY, from the exons ATGCCGCCCAACAAGGTCCAGCCGCCGGGTCCCGACCGCAGGGGGCTCTTCTCCTGCCTCTACAGCGGCAACTGCGACCAACCCCCTAGCTTCTGTTTCAAACGCGATCTCCTCGCGTCCATCCCTGACTTATACGAGGAGGCGTGCGACCGGCTGCCCGTCGACGACATGCCAGCCGAAGCCGCCGACGAACTGATCTCATCCATGGGCAAATACGGCCTCTGTCTCGGCCTCATGGACCCCGTCACCAACATCATCCTCAACACCATCGCCCACCTCCCGCAGGACTTCCGGGCAAACCCACCGCTTCCGCATGACTgtaagaggaggaggaggtccaAGAGGTTGGCTGGTGCGGCGCGGCCAACGGATAGCTGGTCCAGCCACATTGGGCCAACATGCCGCAGGGATACCTGGCCCAGAGATGCCGCGCCATCCTACCTGGCTCTCCGCAGGTTCATGGTGAGATACTTTGGATGCCTCAGTGAAGAACAGGCCACCCGGTACCTCCACTGGGCGGGCGCTGACCTGGCCCTGGCCGTCCTGCTCGTCGATCACGATCTATACGTTGCTGAGCTTCAGCTCCCTGACCCAACCACTGAAAGGACGCGAGCCGCCCTCATGTGCGCCGCAACCTGTGCATCGCACCCAGCGCCCGACGCCCTGGTGCGGCTCCACACGACGCCAGTTCCACTAGAGCGGCTCCACGCCGCCGCCCCGTTTCTCAGGCCAGGAGGGCCAAAGCTCACTGTCGACGACGTCAACACCCTCGTGGATCTACTGCGGTACCAGTGCAGTGCCCTCCTTGACCTCCAAGTGAAACAGCTGCCAGGAGAAAGAGAGGTCGTCGTGTATTGCCGGAAACTCAAGCCCGATGAAGGGAAGCTTGAGATTTGCAATAGCACGAGCTCCGTGGATGGATTCGATGTTGTCAGCATCAAGGTCGAGCGTCATGGGGACCTCTTTGCGTCCCTGCGGTCTGATCCTCAAGACAAGAGGTCCATGATATCAACCTTTTTAGCAAAGGCCGCGAGAACCGCTCGAAGCCGCGGTTTGGTAGAGAGCTGCAGTGGCGATACATGTGAGTACACCGAGTCTCTCAGGATGAGGCTTCACAGTGCAATCCACGCTTTCTATCTCAAAGTGTTCACCATGTTACCGCCCTCTACGGGGCTCATCCGCGACATATTGTGGGCTGGCCACTGCTATGGCCCTATGGATCCTGTCTCCAACATCATTGTCAACTCTATTTGGCACAACATAGTGTACCCGCTACCCATGTCCGAAATCAAAGAGTATCACATCATCGACACCCTATCTATGCTTCGCGTGGAGGTTCGTTCCTTGGAAGGCCTCATCACCCTCGTCCGAGGAAACTTCGAGTCTGGTTGCTCGACGCAGCAGGtgatggagcacctctcccacAAATCTTGTGACATATCCCATGAGATGCACACCTTGCAGCAGTTTGTTGCCGCAGCCACAACCGCTCGACACCCACAACACGCTGCACTAGGGTCATTCCTCGCATCCCTGACGCCCGATATGTTGAATGACCTACGACACTTGCTGACCACCGGCACCAATGGTGTGATCCCTCGTGAGTCGCTTGGTCAAATAAAGTACTTCCTCCGACAAAAAGTAATGGCCTTGGATCCCGAACCTCCCAAGGTGGCCGAATTATGCGAGGAGGCTAAGGGGACTCTGCTGAGAATGAAGTCATATTATAACAGAATGAAATTACACTTTTGCTCTAAGCTTGAACAACTGCTGCAGAAATATGCCTCTGAGCATCCTTTG GAACCACAATATGTGCTAAGCGTTATCTGTGGTGTGGTGGCTGGTTCTGAATCCTTAGACAGGGAGTGCTATCACGTTAATTTTGTGGCTGCTTCCAAATCAGGGATTGCTCGTAACCAACTCTTCTTCGCCGAACTCAATTATGCGTATCCTGGTGAGCAGGAAAAACCAAATTTCTGCTGTCCTCTACCCCTGATATATACTG GCCGCTGCTACTATGGAAAAGGAACAGCGAGGAAGATTGTGTATCCAGATTCAGCAGACTTTATTAAGAGTAATCATGATATTACCAGCTATGGAACGCGGCACACGGACGGAATGCTCAACGTGGATTTAATGTTCGATTTTAGGAGTGACGCGCAGTTTGCAGACGATATGAGGAAGTACTGTGAACGTCAAAAAGAGTTGTTGCAGGAGGGAGATGAGTATTAA